A genomic segment from Micromonospora echinaurantiaca encodes:
- a CDS encoding GNAT family N-acetyltransferase, which yields MAGTVRLEPVDERNLEPLLSVAAAEAEPGDVMPPVEAPAGWSHARREAFRGFHRASFGGLAGPTRTQMYAILVGGEVVGMIRMARRDEPGAVETGMWLGRSARGQGVGAAALRELLNEAAAAGMRLVVAETTRDNSGAIAVLEKCGAKLREDGDRVHAEICLDSTPPTF from the coding sequence GTGGCGGGAACGGTCCGGCTGGAGCCGGTGGACGAGCGAAACCTTGAGCCGTTGCTCTCCGTAGCGGCGGCCGAGGCGGAGCCCGGCGACGTCATGCCGCCGGTGGAGGCGCCGGCGGGGTGGTCGCACGCCCGCCGGGAGGCGTTCCGGGGGTTCCACCGGGCCAGTTTCGGCGGGCTGGCCGGCCCCACCCGTACCCAGATGTACGCGATCCTGGTCGGCGGCGAGGTGGTCGGCATGATCCGGATGGCCCGCCGGGACGAGCCGGGCGCGGTCGAGACCGGGATGTGGCTGGGCCGGTCCGCGCGCGGCCAGGGGGTGGGCGCGGCGGCGCTGCGTGAACTGCTGAACGAGGCGGCGGCGGCCGGTATGCGACTCGTCGTGGCGGAGACCACCCGGGACAATTCCGGGGCGATCGCGGTGCTTGAGAAATGCGGCGCTAAATTGCGCGAGGACGGCGATCGGGTGCACGCCGAGATATGCCTCGATTCGACGCCGCCGACTTTCTGA
- a CDS encoding methionine ABC transporter ATP-binding protein: MIELDGLRRTYRARGRSVVAVDGVSLSVRPGEVFGVVGRSGAGKSTLLRCVNLLERPDEGTVTVDGVELTALGGDRLRAARQRIGMVHQHFALLSSRTAAGNVAFALEVMGVPRRERARRVAELLDLVGLTDRADAYPAQLSGGQKQRVGIARALAGRPKVLLCDEATSALDPETTRSILGLLRDLNQRLGLTILLITHEMDVVKRLCDSAAVMRDGRFTESGRVTELIARPGSELAAEVFPLGTPPALPGSTVVDVTVAGPDADAAFVAELTRRFDLDARILGGTVEQLAGGRAGRLRLALPGDAERTAPAVAHLRAAGLAVEVAA, translated from the coding sequence GTGATCGAGCTCGACGGGCTGCGCCGCACGTACCGCGCTCGGGGGCGGTCGGTGGTGGCCGTCGACGGCGTCAGCCTCTCGGTACGCCCCGGCGAGGTGTTCGGCGTGGTGGGGCGCAGCGGTGCCGGCAAGAGCACCCTGCTGCGCTGCGTCAACCTGCTGGAGCGCCCGGACGAGGGCACCGTCACGGTGGACGGGGTGGAGCTGACCGCGCTCGGCGGGGACCGACTGCGCGCCGCCCGGCAGCGGATCGGCATGGTCCACCAGCACTTCGCCCTGCTCAGCTCCCGCACCGCGGCGGGCAACGTCGCCTTCGCCCTGGAGGTGATGGGTGTGCCCCGCCGGGAACGGGCGCGGCGGGTCGCCGAACTGCTCGACCTGGTCGGGCTCACCGACCGGGCCGACGCCTACCCGGCCCAGCTCTCCGGCGGGCAGAAGCAGCGGGTCGGCATCGCCCGGGCGCTGGCCGGACGGCCGAAGGTGCTGCTCTGCGACGAGGCCACCTCGGCGCTCGACCCGGAGACCACCCGCTCGATCCTCGGCCTGCTCCGCGACCTCAACCAGCGGCTCGGGCTGACCATCCTGCTGATCACCCACGAGATGGACGTGGTCAAGCGGCTCTGCGACTCGGCGGCGGTGATGCGCGACGGCCGGTTCACCGAGTCCGGTCGGGTCACCGAACTGATCGCCCGGCCCGGCTCGGAACTCGCGGCCGAGGTCTTCCCGCTCGGGACGCCCCCGGCGCTGCCCGGCAGCACGGTCGTCGACGTCACGGTGGCCGGCCCGGACGCGGACGCCGCCTTCGTCGCCGAGCTGACCCGCCGCTTCGACCTCGACGCCCGGATCCTCGGCGGCACCGTCGAGCAGCTCGCCGGCGGGCGCGCCGGCCGGCTGCGGCTGGCCCTGCCCGGCGACGCCGAGCGGACCGCCCCGGCGGTGGCCCACCTGCGCGCCGCCGGGCTCGCCGTGGAGGTGGCCGCGTGA
- a CDS encoding methionine ABC transporter permease, protein MIADDLVPLLTQGLRETAYMVAVAALLSALGGLLVGVLLVLTGRDGLLPARPVNALLGLVVNVGRSLPFIILLVAIIPVTRAVVGTTIGTTAAIVPLTVSAIPFYARIVETALREVDRDVIAAARAMGANRRQIVGKVLLREARPGLVAGFTLTVVALIGYSAMAGVIGGGGLGDLALRYGYQRFENDVMIATVVLLVAFVQLVQVVGDVITRRLSHR, encoded by the coding sequence GTGATCGCCGACGACCTCGTGCCGCTGCTGACCCAGGGGCTGCGCGAGACCGCGTACATGGTCGCCGTGGCGGCGCTGCTCTCGGCGCTGGGCGGGCTGCTGGTCGGCGTCCTGCTGGTGCTCACCGGACGCGACGGCCTGCTGCCCGCGCGGCCGGTGAACGCGCTGCTCGGGCTGGTCGTCAACGTCGGCCGCTCGCTGCCCTTCATCATCCTGCTGGTGGCGATCATTCCGGTCACCCGGGCGGTGGTCGGCACCACCATCGGCACCACCGCCGCCATCGTCCCGCTCACGGTCAGCGCGATCCCGTTCTACGCCCGGATCGTGGAGACCGCGCTCCGGGAGGTCGACCGGGACGTCATCGCGGCGGCCCGGGCGATGGGCGCGAACCGCCGGCAGATCGTCGGCAAGGTGCTGCTCCGCGAGGCCCGGCCCGGCCTGGTCGCCGGCTTCACGCTCACCGTGGTGGCGCTGATCGGCTACTCGGCGATGGCCGGGGTGATCGGCGGCGGGGGCCTGGGCGACCTGGCCCTGCGCTACGGCTACCAGCGGTTCGAGAACGACGTCATGATCGCCACCGTGGTGCTGCTGGTCGCCTTCGTCCAGCTGGTCCAGGTGGTCGGCGACGTGATCACCCGAAGACTCTCCCACCGGTGA
- a CDS encoding MetQ/NlpA family ABC transporter substrate-binding protein, with protein sequence MRRITATLAAAALALGLAACGADGGDASDPNAALKVGVSPVPHGEILTYIKDNLAEQAGLKLEIVEFTDYVQPNRALQEKQLDANYFQTVPYLETEKKSKGYAFTALKPVHIEPLGLYSKKVDSLANLPTGAVVAIPNDPTNSGRALNLLAQHGVITLKDGAGVAATQRDIADNPKRLEFKELEAAQLPRSLDDTDASVINGNYAIESGLKPATDALALEKAENNPNANLVVVRDGDEDDPRVVKLEQLLHSAEVKAFIAEKYQGSVLAAY encoded by the coding sequence GTGCGACGCATCACCGCAACCCTCGCCGCGGCCGCGCTCGCCCTGGGCCTCGCCGCGTGCGGGGCCGACGGCGGCGACGCGAGCGACCCGAACGCAGCGCTGAAGGTCGGCGTCAGCCCCGTACCGCACGGGGAGATCCTCACCTACATCAAGGACAACCTCGCCGAGCAGGCCGGGCTGAAGCTGGAGATCGTCGAGTTCACCGACTACGTCCAGCCGAACCGCGCGCTCCAGGAGAAGCAGCTCGACGCCAACTACTTCCAGACGGTGCCCTACCTGGAGACCGAGAAGAAGTCCAAGGGCTACGCGTTCACCGCGCTGAAGCCGGTGCACATCGAGCCGCTGGGCCTCTACTCGAAGAAGGTGGACAGCCTCGCCAACCTGCCGACCGGGGCGGTGGTGGCGATCCCCAACGACCCGACCAACTCCGGCCGGGCGCTCAACCTGCTCGCCCAGCACGGCGTGATCACGCTGAAGGACGGCGCCGGCGTTGCCGCCACCCAGCGGGACATCGCCGACAACCCGAAGCGGCTGGAGTTCAAGGAGCTGGAGGCGGCCCAGCTGCCGCGCAGCCTGGACGACACCGACGCCTCGGTGATCAACGGCAACTACGCGATCGAGAGCGGCCTGAAGCCGGCCACCGACGCGCTGGCGCTGGAGAAGGCCGAGAACAACCCGAACGCGAACCTGGTGGTGGTCCGCGACGGCGACGAGGACGACCCGCGCGTGGTCAAGCTGGAGCAGCTGCTGCACTCCGCCGAGGTGAAGGCGTTCATCGCGGAGAAGTACCAGGGCTCGGTGCTGGCCGCGTACTGA
- a CDS encoding DUF3618 domain-containing protein, producing MSDPDRIRWEIENTRNELSSDIDALADRVNPRRMAGERFGQARGALTRVKEKVMGAQSDGHGASQRMSQATGAARQFGQQSREQMSHAAGSARQFGQQSREQMSHATDSARHLGQQYREQAQGNPLAAGLIAFGAGLLVSSLIPPSRPERQWAGQARGKVSDHSDMLRQQASQLGHQVRDGMRDNMREPVRHAASSVGSTAMHGASSVGSTAMHGASSVAHEGRSAAHQVREQAHETADELRRR from the coding sequence ATGTCCGATCCGGACCGGATCCGGTGGGAGATCGAGAACACCCGGAACGAGTTGAGCAGTGACATCGACGCGTTGGCCGACCGGGTCAACCCGCGACGAATGGCCGGTGAGCGTTTCGGGCAGGCCCGCGGCGCGCTGACCAGGGTGAAGGAGAAGGTGATGGGTGCACAGTCGGACGGGCACGGCGCCAGTCAGCGGATGTCCCAGGCCACGGGCGCGGCCCGGCAGTTCGGGCAGCAGTCGCGTGAGCAGATGTCGCACGCGGCGGGTTCGGCCCGGCAGTTCGGGCAGCAGTCGCGTGAGCAGATGTCGCACGCGACGGATTCGGCCCGTCATCTCGGGCAGCAGTACCGCGAGCAGGCGCAGGGCAATCCACTGGCCGCCGGCCTGATCGCTTTCGGCGCCGGGCTGCTGGTGTCGTCCCTGATCCCGCCGAGCCGCCCCGAGCGGCAGTGGGCCGGGCAGGCCCGTGGCAAGGTCAGCGACCACTCGGACATGCTGCGGCAGCAGGCCAGCCAGCTGGGTCACCAGGTCCGCGACGGCATGCGCGACAACATGCGCGAGCCGGTGCGGCACGCCGCGTCGTCGGTGGGCTCGACCGCTATGCACGGCGCGTCGTCGGTGGGCTCGACCGCGATGCACGGCGCGTCCTCGGTGGCGCACGAGGGCCGGTCGGCCGCCCACCAGGTGCGGGAGCAGGCGCATGAGACAGCCGACGAGCTCCGCCGCCGCTGA
- a CDS encoding phage holin family protein, which translates to MSAPEKERTQASVGELFGDVTRDFSTLMRKEVELAKAELREEASQAGKAGGLFGGAGLAGFLAVLFVSYAVWWGLSNVMDQGWAALLVAIAWAVIGGVLLANARARLREMRGVLPRTQETARQLPNAIRGR; encoded by the coding sequence ATGAGCGCCCCCGAGAAGGAGCGGACCCAGGCGTCCGTCGGCGAACTGTTCGGCGACGTGACCCGGGACTTCTCCACGCTGATGCGTAAGGAGGTCGAGCTGGCCAAGGCGGAGCTCCGCGAGGAGGCGAGCCAGGCCGGCAAGGCCGGTGGACTGTTCGGCGGCGCCGGTCTGGCCGGCTTCCTGGCCGTGCTGTTCGTGTCGTACGCGGTGTGGTGGGGCCTGTCCAACGTGATGGACCAGGGCTGGGCCGCGCTGCTCGTGGCGATCGCCTGGGCCGTGATCGGGGGTGTCCTGCTCGCCAACGCGCGCGCCAGACTGCGCGAGATGCGCGGCGTGCTACCCCGTACGCAGGAGACCGCACGGCAACTGCCGAACGCGATACGTGGCCGGTGA
- a CDS encoding winged helix-turn-helix transcriptional regulator, giving the protein MQRDQATWAPSASADPEQACPVAPVVDIVFSRWTTPILWTLNYQGRQRFVELQRRITTITPKVLTQRLRQLERDGLVVRTYHPEVPPRVEYEISDLGRSLAPLFAHLAEWATSHLDDVERARRAYDTTQR; this is encoded by the coding sequence GTGCAGCGCGACCAAGCAACCTGGGCGCCCTCGGCGTCGGCCGACCCCGAGCAGGCCTGTCCGGTCGCCCCGGTCGTGGACATCGTCTTCAGCCGGTGGACGACACCGATCCTGTGGACGCTCAACTACCAGGGGCGGCAACGTTTCGTCGAGTTGCAGCGGCGGATCACCACCATCACGCCGAAGGTGCTGACCCAGCGACTGCGGCAGCTCGAACGCGACGGGCTCGTCGTGCGTACCTACCACCCGGAGGTTCCGCCCCGGGTCGAGTACGAGATCAGCGACCTCGGTCGCAGCCTCGCCCCGCTCTTCGCCCACCTGGCCGAATGGGCCACCAGCCACCTCGACGACGTGGAACGCGCACGGCGCGCCTACGACACGACGCAGCGGTAA
- a CDS encoding NAD(P)H-binding protein, producing the protein MIVVTGATGNVGRVLVEALTSAGEQVTAVSRGTSPVSIPDGTRHHRADLAEPESLRSAVDGARALFLLVAGAGADLNPDDILDVAKAGGVERIVLLSSQAAGTRPRSVSHAPLRGIEEVVQRSGMSWTILRPGGFASNAYAWADSVRTRRTVAAPFGDVGLPVVDPADIAEVAATVLRQERHGGRIYELTGPALTTPRQRVRDIAEALGQPVRFVEQTPAEARAQLLGFMPEPVVDGTLAILGEPTPAEQRISPDTERILGRAPRTFADWVRRHLHAFR; encoded by the coding sequence ATGATCGTGGTGACGGGGGCGACCGGCAACGTCGGTCGGGTACTCGTGGAAGCACTGACCAGCGCCGGTGAGCAGGTGACCGCGGTGTCCCGGGGAACGTCGCCGGTGTCCATTCCGGACGGAACGCGGCACCACCGGGCCGATCTGGCCGAACCGGAGAGCCTGCGCTCCGCCGTGGACGGAGCCCGGGCACTGTTCCTGCTGGTCGCCGGCGCTGGCGCGGATCTGAACCCCGACGACATCCTCGATGTCGCGAAAGCCGGTGGGGTCGAGCGCATCGTCCTGCTGTCCTCGCAGGCCGCCGGGACGCGCCCCCGGTCCGTCTCGCACGCGCCGCTGCGCGGCATCGAGGAGGTCGTACAGCGATCCGGCATGTCCTGGACCATCCTGCGGCCGGGCGGCTTCGCGTCCAACGCGTACGCCTGGGCGGATTCGGTGCGGACCCGACGCACGGTGGCGGCGCCGTTCGGCGACGTCGGCCTGCCGGTCGTCGACCCGGCCGACATCGCGGAGGTCGCCGCCACGGTCCTGCGTCAGGAGCGGCACGGCGGCCGGATCTACGAGCTGACGGGGCCGGCGCTGACCACGCCGCGGCAGCGGGTCCGGGACATCGCCGAGGCGCTGGGGCAGCCGGTCCGGTTCGTCGAACAGACGCCGGCGGAGGCTCGCGCGCAGCTGCTGGGGTTCATGCCCGAGCCGGTGGTCGACGGGACCCTGGCGATCCTCGGCGAGCCGACGCCGGCGGAGCAGCGGATCAGCCCGGACACGGAGCGGATCCTGGGCCGCGCCCCGCGTACCTTCGCCGACTGGGTCCGGCGCCACCTCCACGCGTTCCGCTAG
- a CDS encoding DUF3263 domain-containing protein produces MQPADAAPASETAAAGQGGRTGGSRAGVPTPRPAPAPEAAPVPPPRTAPEAEAAPRSPAPAPRAEPAGRAAAADATPGPEALAGGVTDPPGPADAALPAAGDPPAPATALTERERAIIAFEQQWWRHAGAKEQAIRDTFGLSATRYYQLLNALLDHPAALAAEPVLIGRLRRLRSSRARNRRR; encoded by the coding sequence ATGCAGCCCGCCGACGCCGCCCCGGCCAGCGAGACCGCCGCGGCCGGCCAGGGTGGGCGGACGGGTGGCTCCCGCGCCGGCGTACCGACACCGCGCCCGGCACCGGCCCCGGAGGCCGCCCCGGTCCCACCGCCGCGCACCGCCCCGGAGGCAGAGGCCGCGCCCCGCTCCCCGGCGCCGGCGCCCCGGGCGGAGCCGGCGGGTCGCGCCGCGGCGGCGGACGCGACGCCCGGTCCGGAGGCCCTGGCCGGCGGCGTCACCGACCCACCGGGCCCGGCCGACGCGGCGCTGCCCGCCGCCGGTGACCCGCCCGCCCCGGCCACCGCGCTCACCGAGCGGGAACGCGCGATCATCGCCTTCGAACAGCAGTGGTGGCGGCACGCCGGTGCCAAGGAACAGGCCATCCGGGACACCTTCGGCCTCTCCGCCACCCGCTACTACCAGTTGCTGAACGCGCTGCTCGACCACCCGGCCGCGCTGGCCGCCGAGCCCGTGCTGATCGGGCGGTTGCGCCGGCTGCGCTCCTCCCGGGCCCGCAACCGCCGTCGCTGA
- a CDS encoding ABC transporter permease subunit, producing the protein MSLYRTELRRLTKRRFTRWMTLLGLLVLATVMIGVFFSNQKIDAAALAKAERQAEQQYQEQVRWSEQERLACERSKTEGTADPNRFPADCSVITPPPPEAIEAQWFLPSTFDFRESFGFTLLPFAAILALVGFVVGASFVGAEWSTGGMMNLLLWRPKRLTVLLTKLAALLTGVLAVALPAAVAWFGGFWLVAVYRGSTEKVTSGVWQSFALTGLRGIVLALLMATVGFALASLGRHTAMALGGAIAVMVVGQFGLAILLDMAGVRFAEAWLLPTYAVAWMQKKVTLEDWEACNATFTGECRPETFDVTWQQSSVLLGVGLVVILGAALWVMRRRDIS; encoded by the coding sequence GTGAGTCTCTACCGTACCGAGCTGCGCCGGCTCACCAAGCGGCGCTTCACCCGCTGGATGACGCTGCTCGGCCTGCTGGTGCTGGCCACCGTGATGATCGGCGTCTTCTTCAGCAACCAGAAGATCGACGCCGCCGCGCTGGCCAAGGCCGAGCGCCAGGCCGAGCAGCAGTACCAGGAGCAGGTCCGCTGGAGCGAGCAGGAACGCCTCGCCTGCGAGCGGTCGAAGACCGAGGGTACGGCGGACCCCAACCGCTTCCCGGCGGACTGCTCGGTGATCACCCCGCCGCCGCCGGAGGCGATCGAGGCGCAGTGGTTCCTGCCGTCCACCTTCGACTTCCGGGAGAGCTTCGGCTTCACCCTGTTGCCGTTCGCGGCGATCCTGGCGCTGGTCGGGTTCGTGGTCGGCGCCTCGTTCGTCGGGGCGGAGTGGAGCACCGGCGGCATGATGAACCTGCTGCTGTGGCGGCCGAAGCGGTTGACAGTGCTGCTCACCAAGCTGGCGGCGCTGCTCACCGGCGTACTGGCGGTGGCGTTGCCGGCCGCGGTGGCGTGGTTCGGCGGGTTCTGGCTGGTGGCCGTGTACCGGGGCAGCACCGAGAAGGTGACCTCGGGCGTCTGGCAGTCCTTCGCGCTGACCGGGCTCCGCGGCATCGTGCTGGCGCTGCTCATGGCGACCGTCGGGTTCGCGCTGGCCTCGCTGGGCCGGCACACCGCGATGGCACTCGGCGGGGCGATCGCGGTGATGGTGGTCGGCCAGTTCGGCCTGGCCATCCTGCTCGACATGGCCGGGGTGCGGTTCGCCGAGGCCTGGCTGCTGCCCACGTACGCGGTGGCGTGGATGCAGAAGAAGGTGACCCTGGAGGACTGGGAGGCGTGCAACGCCACCTTCACCGGGGAATGCCGGCCGGAGACCTTCGACGTCACCTGGCAGCAGTCCTCGGTGCTGCTGGGCGTCGGGCTGGTGGTGATCCTCGGCGCGGCGCTCTGGGTGATGCGCCGGCGGGACATCTCCTGA
- a CDS encoding ABC transporter ATP-binding protein, which produces MPAVLEIEGLRKTYKSRRRGTRNALDGFDMRVEAGQVHGFLGPNGSGKTTTLRTLLGLIRPNGGRMAILGHEVPAALPTVAGQVGAIVESPQFFPHFSARDTLSLLAGAGGVPATRIDEVLELVGLRDRAGERVKTYSLGMKQRLAVASALLKNPKLLILDEPANGLDPGGIREMRTLMRNLAESGMTVVLSSHILGEIQLICDSVTIISLGRRVAFGPVEQVLAQHSSGAVRVRLEAVTDLPMATEALTGAGIRVTGHPDHLMLTGVDKPATVTRLLAERGLYVSELAPVAVDLESVFLELTATAPVPGQHRQVDQSTKVGGAGQPGATGGGWGA; this is translated from the coding sequence TTGCCAGCTGTCCTGGAGATAGAAGGTCTACGTAAGACGTACAAGAGTCGCCGGCGCGGCACCCGCAACGCCCTGGACGGCTTCGACATGCGCGTCGAGGCGGGGCAGGTGCACGGCTTCCTGGGCCCGAACGGCTCCGGCAAGACCACCACGCTGCGTACGCTGCTCGGCCTGATCCGGCCGAACGGCGGGCGGATGGCCATCCTCGGGCACGAGGTGCCCGCGGCGCTGCCCACGGTCGCCGGCCAGGTCGGCGCCATCGTGGAGAGCCCGCAGTTCTTCCCGCACTTCTCCGCCCGGGACACGCTCTCCCTGCTGGCCGGCGCGGGGGGCGTCCCGGCCACCCGGATCGACGAGGTGCTGGAGCTGGTCGGCCTGCGCGACCGGGCCGGCGAGCGGGTCAAGACGTACTCGCTCGGCATGAAGCAGCGGCTCGCGGTCGCCTCCGCCCTGCTGAAGAATCCGAAGCTGCTGATCCTCGACGAGCCGGCGAACGGTCTGGACCCGGGCGGCATCCGGGAGATGCGCACGCTGATGCGCAACCTCGCCGAGTCGGGCATGACCGTGGTGCTCTCCAGCCACATCCTCGGCGAGATCCAGCTGATCTGCGACTCGGTCACCATCATCTCGCTGGGGCGGCGGGTGGCCTTCGGCCCGGTCGAGCAGGTGCTGGCGCAGCACTCCTCCGGCGCGGTGCGGGTACGGCTGGAGGCGGTCACCGACCTGCCGATGGCCACCGAGGCGCTCACCGGCGCCGGGATCCGGGTGACCGGCCACCCGGACCACCTGATGCTCACCGGGGTCGACAAGCCGGCCACGGTGACCCGGCTGCTCGCCGAGCGGGGCCTGTACGTGAGCGAACTGGCCCCGGTCGCCGTCGACCTGGAGAGCGTCTTCCTCGAACTGACCGCCACCGCGCCGGTACCCGGCCAGCACCGGCAGGTCGACCAGTCCACGAAGGTCGGTGGGGCGGGGCAGCCCGGCGCCACCGGAGGAGGTTGGGGCGCGTGA
- a CDS encoding DeoR/GlpR family DNA-binding transcription regulator, translating to MDRYARWNALLEMLTDSGRVTVEEAAERLDVSQATIRRDFDQLAQQQMITRTRGGAVANGVSYDLPLRYKTAKHSAEKQRIGAAAAALVSPGTVVGLNGGTTSTEVARALAVRPDLNTSAEGAQLTVVTNALNIANELLVRSRMKVVVAGGVVRPKSFELVGPLGGALLREVTLDVALLGVDAIDPQLGAAAHHEGEAAMNNLMVARAKRVVIIADSSKLGGHAFARICPVDRVETLVTDSGANPEVVEAFRAAGVSVICA from the coding sequence GTGGACCGCTACGCCCGCTGGAACGCCCTGCTCGAAATGCTGACCGACAGCGGGCGGGTCACCGTCGAGGAGGCCGCCGAGCGGTTGGACGTCTCGCAGGCCACCATCCGGCGCGACTTCGACCAGCTGGCCCAGCAGCAGATGATCACCCGGACCCGGGGCGGCGCGGTCGCCAACGGGGTCTCCTACGACCTGCCGCTGCGCTACAAGACGGCCAAGCACTCGGCCGAGAAGCAGCGGATCGGCGCGGCCGCGGCGGCGCTGGTCTCGCCGGGCACCGTGGTCGGCCTGAACGGCGGCACCACCAGCACCGAGGTGGCCCGCGCGCTGGCCGTCCGGCCGGACCTGAACACCAGTGCCGAGGGCGCCCAGCTCACCGTGGTCACCAACGCGCTGAACATCGCCAACGAGCTGCTGGTCCGCTCCCGGATGAAGGTGGTGGTGGCTGGCGGTGTGGTGCGCCCGAAGTCGTTCGAGCTGGTCGGGCCGCTCGGCGGGGCGCTGCTGCGCGAGGTCACCCTGGACGTCGCGCTGCTCGGCGTGGACGCCATCGACCCACAGCTCGGCGCCGCCGCCCACCACGAGGGGGAGGCGGCGATGAACAATCTCATGGTCGCCCGGGCCAAGCGCGTCGTCATCATCGCCGACTCGTCCAAGCTGGGCGGGCACGCCTTCGCCCGGATCTGCCCGGTGGACCGGGTGGAGACGCTGGTCACCGACTCCGGCGCCAACCCGGAGGTGGTCGAGGCGTTCCGGGCCGCCGGGGTCAGCGTCATCTGCGCCTGA
- a CDS encoding SIS domain-containing protein, protein MAYVDAEIASQPECWREAAQLVGTVAGHLPRPGERVAVVGCGTSWFMAMAYAARREAAGQGETDAFQASEFPAGRRYDRLVAITRSGTTTEVLELLTALRGQVPSTVLVGDPDSPAVGLADAAVTMPFADERSVVQTRFATTALALLRAHLGDNVGTLAADAEVAVRAPLPIDPARIEQVTFLGRGWTVGLAQEAALKCREAATFWAEAYPAMDYRHGPISIAAPGRLVWAFGELPDGLAEDVAATGATFVHSRTHGCRTVLSSWAAGRTPVDPMADLILAQRFAVTLATSRGLDPDAPRHLTRSVVLA, encoded by the coding sequence ATGGCGTACGTGGACGCGGAGATTGCCAGCCAGCCCGAATGCTGGCGGGAGGCGGCGCAACTGGTGGGCACGGTCGCCGGGCACCTGCCCCGCCCCGGCGAGCGGGTCGCCGTGGTCGGTTGCGGCACGTCCTGGTTCATGGCGATGGCGTACGCGGCCCGCCGCGAGGCCGCCGGCCAGGGCGAGACCGACGCCTTCCAGGCGTCCGAGTTCCCCGCCGGCCGCCGCTACGACCGGCTCGTCGCGATCACCCGCTCCGGCACCACCACCGAGGTGCTCGAACTGCTCACCGCGCTGCGTGGGCAGGTGCCCAGCACGGTGCTGGTCGGCGACCCCGACTCCCCGGCGGTCGGGCTGGCCGACGCCGCGGTGACCATGCCCTTCGCCGACGAACGCTCGGTGGTGCAGACCCGCTTCGCGACCACCGCGCTGGCGCTGCTCCGCGCCCACCTGGGCGACAACGTCGGCACGCTGGCCGCCGACGCCGAGGTGGCGGTCCGCGCCCCGCTGCCGATCGACCCGGCCCGGATCGAGCAGGTCACCTTCCTCGGTCGCGGCTGGACGGTCGGGCTGGCCCAGGAGGCCGCGCTGAAGTGCCGCGAGGCGGCCACCTTCTGGGCCGAGGCGTACCCGGCGATGGACTACCGGCACGGCCCCATCTCGATCGCCGCGCCCGGCCGGCTGGTCTGGGCGTTCGGCGAACTGCCCGACGGGCTGGCGGAGGACGTCGCGGCCACCGGCGCCACCTTCGTGCACAGCCGCACGCACGGCTGCCGCACCGTGCTGAGCAGCTGGGCGGCCGGTCGTACGCCGGTCGATCCGATGGCCGACCTGATCCTGGCCCAGCGGTTCGCCGTCACGCTGGCCACCAGCCGGGGCCTCGACCCGGACGCCCCGCGCCACCTGACCCGCTCCGTGGTGCTGGCGTGA